The Clostridium septicum genome contains a region encoding:
- a CDS encoding cytidine deaminase — protein MNYNELIQKAIEARELAYCPYSNFKVGAAALFENGEIYTGCNIENASFGGTNCAERTAIFKGVSEGNKKLKALALIGDIKSFTYPCGICRQVISEFVESEDTPIIIIKNKEEYIVKTFKEIMPGAFTQKDLEN, from the coding sequence ATGAATTATAACGAACTTATACAAAAAGCTATAGAGGCACGTGAATTAGCATATTGTCCATATTCAAATTTTAAAGTAGGTGCAGCAGCATTATTTGAAAATGGAGAAATATATACTGGATGTAATATAGAAAATGCATCCTTTGGTGGAACAAATTGTGCTGAAAGAACAGCAATATTTAAAGGTGTATCAGAAGGAAATAAAAAATTAAAAGCATTAGCTTTAATAGGTGATATAAAGTCTTTTACTTATCCATGTGGAATTTGTAGACAGGTAATATCAGAATTTGTTGAAAGTGAAGATACACCAATAATAATTATAAAAAATAAAGAAGAATACATTGTTAAAACCTTCAAAGAAATAATGCCAGGTGCATTTACTCAGAAGGATTTAGAAAACTAG
- the recO gene encoding DNA repair protein RecO, with the protein MVFLSLYKTNAVIIKTTEFKENDKLVWLYTEKFGKITTIAKGSRKSKSKFLSLTLPLCYGEYVVFKGKSLYNMQEGKIINSFQGLLNNLDKLTYSSYLCELIDICLQEGDNDNSLFRDFLTCLYLLDTDALDYELLIRSFELKLLKATGYGLDLDKCSICRKKIGISNYISLFHYGGVCETCNREHGLYISRPAYNALRFLSNTPMDKIYRLNVNSEIKKDIGKVTTFIISSNYSKKPKSLEMLNYIKE; encoded by the coding sequence ATGGTTTTTCTGTCACTATATAAGACAAATGCAGTAATTATTAAAACTACAGAATTTAAAGAAAACGATAAACTAGTATGGTTATATACTGAAAAATTTGGAAAGATAACAACTATAGCAAAAGGATCAAGAAAAAGTAAGAGTAAGTTTTTATCTCTTACTCTTCCTTTATGCTATGGAGAATATGTTGTTTTTAAAGGCAAGAGTCTTTATAACATGCAAGAAGGAAAAATAATAAACTCTTTCCAAGGATTATTAAATAATCTAGATAAATTAACATACTCATCTTATTTATGTGAGCTTATAGATATTTGTCTTCAAGAAGGAGATAATGATAATAGTTTATTTAGGGATTTCTTAACTTGCCTATATCTGTTAGATACAGATGCATTAGATTACGAATTATTAATAAGATCATTTGAATTAAAGCTTTTAAAGGCCACAGGATACGGCTTAGATTTAGATAAATGCTCAATTTGCAGAAAGAAAATAGGTATATCAAATTATATATCTCTTTTCCATTATGGGGGAGTTTGTGAAACTTGTAATAGGGAACATGGTCTTTATATATCAAGACCAGCATATAATGCTTTGAGATTTCTAAGTAATACTCCTATGGATAAGATATATAGGCTTAATGTTAATTCAGAAATAAAAAAGGATATAGGTAAAGTTACAACCTTTATTATTTCATCTAACTATTCTAAGAAACCTAAAAGTTTAGAAATGTTAAATTATATAAAGGAGTGA
- a CDS encoding DUF4342 domain-containing protein, translating to MGITLEKVDKVKERTGATYAEAKYALEVNNGDILDAIIYLEEIKGNNSEVLKTLPNIENSEKSSETVDELKVWLKDLINKGNITRIRIYKEEKEIIDVPVNAGIAAGVIAVIVPQILAFGLIAAVATQIRIELTMSDGTVEVVNKYVSKAVDDIKDVATEMASKVKNKVSGVKHDTLRQNREKNKLYDSDEKVYSYTVNFDDEE from the coding sequence ATGGGAATTACATTAGAAAAAGTAGATAAGGTGAAAGAAAGAACAGGAGCTACTTATGCAGAAGCTAAGTATGCTTTAGAAGTAAATAATGGAGATATTTTAGATGCTATAATATATTTAGAAGAAATAAAAGGAAATAATTCAGAAGTGTTAAAGACTTTACCTAATATTGAAAACAGTGAAAAAAGTTCTGAGACAGTAGATGAATTAAAGGTTTGGTTAAAAGATTTAATAAATAAAGGAAATATAACTCGTATAAGGATATATAAAGAGGAAAAAGAAATTATAGATGTTCCTGTAAATGCTGGCATAGCAGCTGGAGTTATAGCAGTAATAGTACCTCAAATTTTAGCATTTGGTTTAATAGCAGCTGTAGCTACGCAAATAAGAATTGAATTAACAATGTCTGATGGTACAGTTGAGGTTGTTAATAAATATGTTTCTAAAGCTGTAGATGATATTAAGGATGTGGCTACAGAAATGGCAAGTAAGGTGAAAAATAAAGTAAGTGGAGTAAAACATGATACTTTAAGGCAAAATAGAGAAAAAAATAAATTATATGATTCAGATGAAAAAGTATATAGTTATACTGTTAATTTTGATGATGAAGAGTAA
- a CDS encoding helix-turn-helix transcriptional regulator has protein sequence MKLSQRQEEIIKIVKEGQPVTSESLAEKLGVTRAALRADLAILTMIGVLDARPKVGYVYQGEPHNTSILENISKVVAGEIMSKPVTVNEETTVYDAIVFLFLNDVGTLFVENNGMLLGAVSRKDFLKIAIGGTDIYKVPIGVIMTRMPNIVCGYSEDSAYSLAKKIIEHEIDSIPIVEKVESLDGGKNQLRIIGKISKTNITKLFVKLGEGN, from the coding sequence GTGAAATTATCACAAAGACAAGAAGAAATAATTAAAATTGTAAAAGAAGGACAGCCTGTTACAAGTGAATCCCTAGCAGAAAAATTAGGAGTTACAAGGGCAGCTCTTAGGGCAGATTTAGCTATACTTACAATGATAGGGGTTTTAGATGCGAGACCTAAGGTAGGTTATGTTTATCAAGGTGAACCACATAATACTAGCATATTGGAGAATATTTCTAAAGTTGTAGCTGGTGAAATAATGTCAAAACCTGTAACAGTAAATGAAGAAACTACAGTATATGATGCAATCGTATTCTTGTTTTTGAATGATGTAGGAACATTATTTGTAGAAAATAATGGTATGTTATTAGGAGCTGTTTCGAGAAAAGATTTCTTGAAAATAGCTATAGGAGGAACTGATATTTATAAAGTTCCTATTGGTGTAATAATGACAAGAATGCCTAATATAGTTTGTGGTTATTCAGAAGATAGTGCATATAGTCTTGCTAAAAAGATTATAGAACATGAAATAGATAGTATTCCGATAGTAGAAAAGGTTGAAAGTCTTGACGGTGGAAAAAATCAGTTAAGGATAATAGGAAAAATATCTAAAACTAACATAACAAAACTTTTTGTAAAGTTAGGTGAAGGAAATTAA
- a CDS encoding HD family phosphohydrolase: MFLNKNKDKSKRITLGIIVFILTYGLLITSIAPKKYSLEEGDIANVDIKAPRDTVDEIATKEREKEILDKIGKQYTLNGEIKIKAEENITKLFDKVSNVNSTESEEKEKISSIKKVEGFNLSDNECKTLLGLTKEQLSSIHWFIVDTLNLAYTEPVEENNLEHIQRAKNVVDNELNKQTFDRNLEDVIKDIIYSQIKPNFFFDKEKTDEKIREAQKNVPKEIIKKNQTIVKEGEPITARQIELLKELGLLDKGGGKNYLYTYLVLAIFVIIVLTLQYAYIAKERKDLFEDTRMIVMISIINLVVIVLSRGLTIISPFLIPLACGPILITVLLDYKISLVTNFLNLILVSVVVGFKPGVIILGIINIIIGSTGLKKIQQRNDVLYSTIYIGVVSAIITLAAGMLISNDISGIAKDTGFSVLAALLSGILALGLLPFFESSFDVVTNIKLLELSNPNQPLMKKLLMEAPGTYHHSMMVANLAEVAAEEVGGNPVVARIGAYYHDIGKTKRPYFFGENQMGRENPHNKISPNLSTLIIISHTKDGVELAKENNIPKVIRDIIEQHHGTTLVKYFYYTMKNSTDNPDEVKEEDFRYPGPIPSSKEAAIVMLADGVEAAVRSINEPTKGKIEEMVNNIIKDKLYSDQLSNCDLTLKDIETIRKCFLKVLNGIYHRRIEYPTEKKVKK; this comes from the coding sequence ATGTTTTTAAACAAGAATAAAGATAAATCAAAAAGAATTACCCTTGGAATAATAGTGTTCATTCTTACTTATGGTTTATTAATAACATCAATAGCTCCTAAAAAATATAGTTTAGAGGAAGGAGATATTGCAAATGTAGACATAAAAGCTCCAAGAGATACAGTAGATGAAATAGCAACTAAAGAAAGAGAAAAAGAAATACTAGATAAAATAGGTAAGCAGTACACTTTAAATGGGGAAATAAAAATAAAAGCTGAAGAAAATATAACTAAGCTTTTTGATAAAGTAAGTAATGTTAATAGTACTGAGTCTGAGGAAAAAGAAAAAATATCTTCAATTAAGAAAGTTGAAGGATTTAATTTAAGTGATAATGAGTGTAAAACTTTATTAGGACTTACAAAAGAACAACTTTCATCAATTCACTGGTTTATAGTAGATACATTAAATTTAGCTTATACAGAGCCTGTAGAGGAAAATAATTTAGAACATATACAAAGAGCTAAAAATGTAGTAGATAATGAGCTTAACAAACAAACTTTTGATAGAAATTTAGAAGATGTAATTAAGGATATAATTTACTCTCAAATAAAGCCGAATTTTTTCTTTGATAAAGAAAAGACTGATGAAAAAATAAGAGAAGCACAAAAGAATGTACCAAAAGAAATAATAAAGAAAAATCAAACTATAGTCAAAGAGGGGGAACCTATAACAGCAAGGCAAATTGAACTTTTAAAAGAATTAGGATTATTAGACAAAGGTGGAGGAAAGAACTATTTATATACTTATTTAGTTTTGGCTATATTTGTTATAATTGTTTTAACTCTTCAATATGCTTATATAGCAAAGGAAAGAAAAGATTTATTTGAAGATACAAGAATGATTGTAATGATTTCTATAATAAATTTAGTTGTAATAGTTTTATCAAGAGGATTAACTATTATTTCACCTTTTCTAATTCCTTTAGCTTGTGGACCTATACTAATAACGGTTCTTTTAGATTATAAAATATCTTTAGTAACAAATTTTTTGAATTTAATATTAGTTTCTGTAGTTGTTGGATTTAAACCAGGAGTTATTATTCTAGGAATAATAAATATAATTATAGGTTCTACTGGACTTAAAAAAATTCAACAAAGAAATGATGTTTTATATTCAACAATATATATTGGAGTAGTTTCCGCTATAATAACTTTAGCAGCAGGTATGTTAATTTCAAATGATATATCTGGAATTGCTAAAGATACTGGATTTTCAGTTTTAGCAGCATTATTATCAGGTATATTGGCATTAGGTCTTTTACCATTTTTTGAATCAAGCTTTGATGTTGTTACAAATATAAAGTTATTAGAACTATCTAATCCAAATCAACCACTTATGAAAAAGTTGCTTATGGAGGCCCCTGGAACTTACCATCATAGCATGATGGTTGCAAACTTAGCTGAAGTTGCAGCGGAAGAAGTAGGAGGAAATCCTGTAGTAGCTAGAATAGGTGCATATTATCATGATATTGGGAAGACTAAAAGACCATATTTCTTTGGAGAAAATCAAATGGGCAGGGAAAATCCACATAATAAAATAAGTCCAAATTTAAGTACACTAATTATAATATCACACACAAAAGATGGTGTTGAACTTGCTAAAGAGAATAATATTCCAAAAGTTATTCGTGATATTATAGAACAACATCATGGAACGACTTTAGTTAAGTATTTTTATTATACAATGAAAAATTCTACGGATAATCCTGATGAAGTAAAAGAAGAGGACTTTAGATATCCAGGTCCTATACCTTCAAGTAAGGAGGCGGCTATAGTAATGTTAGCTGATGGAGTTGAAGCTGCAGTAAGATCTATTAATGAGCCTACTAAAGGGAAAATAGAAGAGATGGTAAATAATATAATAAAGGATAAATTATATTCAGACCAACTATCAAATTGTGATTTAACATTAAAGGATATAGAAACTATAAGAAAATGTTTTTTAAAAGTTCTTAATGGTATTTATCATAGAAGAATAGAATATCCTACAGAGAAAAAAGTGAAGAAATAA
- the yqfC gene encoding sporulation protein YqfC, with the protein MQDKLNKSRNIIVEKLDLPKDIILDIPRITVLGDGEITIENHKGIVVFERNIIKVNTNVSPITINGENFEILYIGSSTITISGKFQSIIYEG; encoded by the coding sequence ATGCAAGACAAATTGAATAAAAGTAGAAATATTATAGTTGAAAAGCTTGATTTACCTAAAGATATAATTTTAGATATTCCTAGAATTACGGTTTTAGGAGATGGTGAAATAACTATAGAAAATCATAAAGGCATTGTTGTATTTGAAAGAAATATAATTAAAGTAAATACAAATGTTAGCCCCATTACTATAAATGGAGAAAATTTTGAGATTTTATATATAGGAAGTTCTACTATAACAATAAGTGGAAAATTTCAATCAATAATTTATGAGGGGTAA
- the ybeY gene encoding rRNA maturation RNase YbeY, with amino-acid sequence MLYTDNRQNKLEVNEEFINRISKVCDFALNEEGVDFEYQISLLFVDNEEIKEINNETRNIDKTTDVLSFPMLDYEKGKVFKDMYIGYDFDETYMDGEELVLGDIVLSLERALEQSKEFNHSYEREVCYLVIHSILHLLGYDHMEDEEKIVMRKREEEILNKLNITRE; translated from the coding sequence ATGTTATATACAGATAATAGACAAAATAAGTTAGAGGTAAATGAAGAATTTATAAATAGAATTTCAAAAGTATGTGATTTTGCATTAAATGAAGAAGGTGTAGATTTTGAATATCAAATTTCACTTTTATTTGTAGATAATGAAGAAATTAAAGAAATAAATAATGAAACAAGAAATATAGATAAAACTACAGATGTTTTATCATTTCCTATGTTAGATTATGAAAAAGGAAAAGTTTTTAAAGATATGTATATAGGATATGATTTTGATGAAACATATATGGATGGAGAAGAGTTAGTTTTAGGGGATATAGTTTTGTCATTAGAAAGAGCATTAGAGCAAAGTAAAGAATTTAATCATTCATATGAAAGAGAGGTTTGTTATCTAGTTATTCATTCAATTCTTCATTTGTTAGGTTATGATCATATGGAAGATGAAGAAAAAATTGTAATGAGAAAAAGAGAAGAAGAGATATTAAATAAACTGAATATAACAAGAGAATAA
- the era gene encoding GTPase Era, with translation MFKSGFVTIVGRPNVGKSTLLNQIMGEKLSIVSNKPQTTRNNIQTILTGDDYQMVFVDTPGIHKPKHKLGEYMVSSAKDSIKEVDLVLFLINPEEEIGRGDKFIIETLKNQKAPVFLVLNKIDEFTQDRVAKTLEMYSKEFDFKEIIPISAIKGKNVDKLVELMIEKMPEGPKYYPDDMITDVQERFVVAEIVREKALRCLRDEIPHGIAVDIIQMKQSENGTYHIEVDMICEKDSHKGIIIGKNGQSLKRIGETARYEIERFLHSKVNLKIWVKVRKEWRDNQNLLKELGYKKMK, from the coding sequence ATGTTTAAATCAGGATTTGTCACAATTGTTGGGAGACCCAATGTAGGAAAATCAACTCTTTTAAATCAAATAATGGGGGAGAAACTTTCTATAGTATCTAACAAACCACAAACTACAAGAAATAATATACAAACAATACTTACAGGGGATGACTACCAAATGGTGTTTGTTGATACACCAGGAATACATAAGCCTAAGCATAAATTAGGTGAGTATATGGTAAGCTCTGCAAAAGATTCAATAAAAGAAGTAGATTTAGTTTTATTTTTAATAAATCCAGAAGAGGAAATTGGAAGAGGAGATAAATTCATAATAGAAACATTAAAGAATCAAAAGGCACCAGTTTTTTTAGTTCTTAATAAGATAGATGAATTTACTCAAGATAGAGTTGCAAAAACTTTAGAGATGTATTCTAAAGAGTTTGACTTTAAAGAAATAATTCCTATTTCAGCTATTAAAGGGAAAAATGTAGATAAATTAGTGGAATTAATGATAGAAAAGATGCCAGAAGGACCTAAATATTACCCAGATGATATGATTACAGATGTTCAAGAAAGATTCGTTGTTGCGGAAATTGTTAGAGAAAAGGCTTTAAGATGCTTAAGGGATGAAATTCCCCATGGCATAGCTGTGGATATAATACAAATGAAGCAAAGTGAAAATGGAACATATCATATAGAGGTAGATATGATATGTGAAAAGGATTCTCATAAAGGTATCATTATAGGTAAAAATGGTCAATCACTTAAGAGAATAGGTGAAACAGCAAGGTATGAAATAGAAAGGTTCCTACATTCTAAAGTTAACCTTAAAATTTGGGTTAAAGTTAGAAAAGAGTGGAGAGATAACCAAAACCTATTAAAGGAACTTGGTTATAAGAAAATGAAATAG
- the ppdK gene encoding pyruvate, phosphate dikinase produces the protein MEKKKYVYLFSEGNGSMRNLLGGKGANLSEMILLGIPVPQGFTVTTEACNKYYEDGKIISDGIISEIHEKIGQLEEITGKKFGSLTNPLLVSVRSGARVSMPGMMDTVLNLGLNDESVEAMAKLTNNPRFAYDSYRRFIQMFSDVVMGIEKRLFENLIDELKEEKRVEFDTDLTAEDLKVLITKYKELYKKEQGEDFPQDPKHQLIEAITAVFRSWDNPRAIVYRRLNDIPGEWGTAVNVQEMVFGNKGETSGTGVVFSRDPANGDNRIYGEYLMNAQGEDVVAGIRTPLPIAKLEEQNPEIYKQFVDIVNTLEHHYKDMQDMEITIEEGKLYFLQTRNGKRTAQAALKIAVDLVEDGMLTKEEAILKVEPNQLDTLLHPAFHTDELKKASPIATGLPASPGAACGKIAFTAEEAKERKEKGEKIVLVRLETSPEDIEGMIAAEGILTVRGGMTSHAAVVARGMGTCCVAGCGALKINEDEKTLEVNGKIYGANDFISIDGTTGNIYGEAVKTVTPEISGNFAKFMGWADEIRKLKVRTNADTPRDTKQAVEFGAEGIGLCRTEHMFFAEDRIMAVREMIVAKNEEQRRKALEKLLPMQREDFIGIYEALQGMPATIRFLDPPLHEFLPHSEEDIASLAKEMGLTFEELKATVESLHEFNPMMGHRGCRLAVSYPEIAEMQTRAVIEAAIEVKEKNGYDVVPEIMIPLVGEIKELKYVKDIVVRTADAVMKEHEVKLDYKVGTMIEIPRAALTADAIAKEAEFFSFGTNDLTQMTFGFSRDDAAKFLADYYEKKIYEQDPFAKLDQTGVGQLVKIAVEKGKSVRPDIKLGICGEHGGDPSSVEFCHNIGLDYVSCSPFRVPLARLAAAQAQVKNNR, from the coding sequence ATGGAGAAAAAGAAGTACGTTTACCTTTTTAGTGAAGGAAATGGTTCAATGAGGAACCTTCTAGGAGGTAAAGGAGCAAATTTATCAGAAATGATTTTACTAGGGATTCCAGTACCACAAGGATTTACAGTTACAACAGAAGCGTGTAATAAGTACTACGAAGATGGAAAAATAATATCTGATGGTATTATTTCAGAAATTCATGAGAAAATTGGACAGTTAGAAGAAATCACAGGGAAAAAATTTGGTAGTTTAACAAATCCGTTATTAGTATCAGTAAGATCAGGGGCTAGAGTATCAATGCCTGGTATGATGGATACTGTATTGAATCTTGGGTTAAATGATGAGTCAGTTGAAGCTATGGCTAAACTTACTAACAATCCAAGGTTTGCCTATGATTCATATAGAAGATTCATTCAAATGTTTTCAGATGTTGTTATGGGTATAGAAAAGAGATTATTTGAAAATTTAATAGATGAATTAAAAGAAGAAAAAAGAGTAGAATTTGATACTGACTTAACAGCTGAAGACTTAAAAGTTTTAATTACGAAGTATAAAGAACTATATAAGAAAGAGCAAGGAGAAGATTTTCCACAAGATCCTAAACATCAATTAATAGAAGCTATTACAGCTGTATTTAGATCATGGGACAACCCAAGAGCTATAGTTTATAGAAGATTAAATGATATTCCAGGAGAATGGGGTACAGCGGTAAACGTACAAGAAATGGTATTTGGTAATAAGGGTGAAACTTCAGGAACAGGTGTTGTATTCTCAAGAGATCCAGCAAATGGTGATAATAGAATATATGGAGAATATCTAATGAATGCTCAAGGTGAAGATGTTGTTGCAGGAATTAGAACACCACTTCCTATTGCGAAATTAGAGGAGCAAAATCCAGAAATATATAAGCAGTTTGTAGATATAGTTAATACATTAGAACATCATTATAAAGATATGCAAGATATGGAAATAACTATTGAAGAAGGAAAGTTATACTTCTTACAAACTAGAAATGGTAAGAGAACAGCTCAAGCTGCATTAAAGATTGCAGTTGATTTAGTTGAAGATGGAATGTTGACTAAAGAAGAGGCGATACTAAAAGTTGAACCAAATCAATTAGACACATTACTTCATCCAGCATTCCACACAGACGAATTAAAGAAAGCATCTCCAATAGCAACTGGACTTCCAGCATCTCCAGGAGCTGCATGTGGTAAAATTGCATTTACAGCTGAGGAAGCTAAGGAAAGAAAAGAAAAGGGTGAAAAGATTGTTTTAGTAAGACTTGAAACTTCACCAGAAGATATAGAAGGTATGATTGCTGCAGAAGGTATTTTAACAGTAAGAGGAGGAATGACTTCTCACGCAGCAGTTGTTGCTAGAGGAATGGGAACTTGTTGTGTTGCAGGTTGTGGTGCTCTTAAAATAAATGAAGATGAAAAGACTTTAGAAGTTAATGGAAAGATTTATGGAGCTAATGATTTCATATCAATAGATGGAACAACTGGTAATATTTATGGAGAAGCTGTTAAAACAGTTACACCAGAAATTTCAGGGAACTTTGCTAAATTCATGGGATGGGCTGATGAAATTAGAAAACTGAAAGTTAGAACTAATGCCGATACTCCAAGAGATACAAAGCAAGCTGTTGAATTTGGAGCAGAAGGTATAGGTTTATGTAGAACTGAGCATATGTTCTTTGCAGAAGATAGAATAATGGCAGTTAGAGAAATGATTGTTGCTAAAAATGAAGAGCAAAGAAGAAAAGCTTTAGAAAAGTTACTTCCAATGCAAAGAGAAGATTTTATAGGTATATATGAAGCATTACAAGGAATGCCAGCTACTATAAGATTTTTAGATCCTCCACTACATGAATTCTTACCTCATAGTGAAGAGGATATAGCATCATTAGCAAAGGAAATGGGATTAACATTTGAAGAACTTAAAGCTACTGTAGAAAGCTTACATGAATTCAATCCAATGATGGGACATAGAGGATGCAGATTAGCAGTATCTTATCCTGAAATAGCTGAAATGCAAACTAGAGCTGTAATTGAAGCAGCTATAGAGGTAAAAGAAAAGAATGGATATGATGTTGTACCAGAAATTATGATTCCATTAGTTGGAGAAATAAAAGAATTAAAATATGTTAAAGATATAGTTGTTAGAACAGCAGATGCTGTAATGAAGGAACATGAAGTTAAATTAGATTATAAAGTTGGTACAATGATAGAAATTCCAAGAGCTGCTTTAACAGCAGATGCAATTGCAAAGGAAGCAGAATTCTTCTCATTTGGTACAAATGATTTAACTCAAATGACATTCGGTTTCTCAAGAGATGATGCAGCTAAATTCTTAGCTGATTATTATGAAAAGAAAATCTATGAACAAGATCCATTTGCTAAGTTAGACCAAACAGGAGTTGGTCAATTGGTTAAAATAGCAGTAGAAAAAGGTAAATCAGTAAGACCAGATATTAAACTTGGAATTTGTGGAGAACATGGAGGAGATCCATCATCAGTTGAGTTCTGTCATAATATAGGATTAGATTATGTTTCATGCTCACCATTTAGAGTGCCACTTGCAAGACTTGCAGCAGCACAAGCGCAAGTTAAAAATAATAGATAA
- a CDS encoding diacylglycerol kinase, whose amino-acid sequence MKLKKVVESFNYAINGIIDTVRTQRNMKIHLVAALCVLLACFFFDISKIEFLLLAITITLVIAAELINTAIEAAIDMSTNYYHPLAKISKNAAAGGVLVTAINAMIVGYIVFGDKISDFSYTVVHKVKNSEPYTIFIVLVFVTIATVIVKAIFGEGTPLKGGMPSGHSALAFSIATAISLITEEPICILLSYLMAFITAQSRVDSEVHSILEVIVGGIFGTLLTLLIFTIFRL is encoded by the coding sequence ATGAAACTTAAAAAAGTAGTAGAGAGTTTTAACTATGCAATAAATGGTATTATAGATACAGTAAGAACCCAAAGAAATATGAAAATTCATTTAGTAGCAGCTTTATGCGTTTTATTAGCTTGTTTCTTTTTTGATATTTCAAAAATAGAGTTTTTATTATTAGCAATAACTATAACATTAGTTATTGCAGCAGAACTTATTAATACAGCTATAGAAGCAGCTATAGATATGTCTACTAACTATTATCATCCTTTGGCTAAGATTTCTAAAAACGCTGCTGCAGGTGGGGTTTTGGTAACTGCTATTAATGCTATGATAGTTGGATATATAGTTTTTGGAGATAAAATATCAGATTTTTCTTATACAGTAGTACATAAGGTTAAAAATTCAGAACCATATACTATTTTCATAGTATTAGTATTTGTTACTATAGCAACTGTAATTGTAAAAGCTATTTTTGGTGAAGGAACTCCTTTAAAAGGAGGAATGCCTAGTGGACACAGTGCATTAGCATTTTCTATAGCAACTGCTATATCATTAATAACAGAAGAACCAATATGTATACTTTTAAGTTATTTAATGGCTTTTATAACTGCACAAAGTAGAGTAGATTCTGAAGTTCATTCAATATTAGAAGTAATAGTTGGAGGGATTTTTGGAACATTACTTACATTATTAATATTTACTATATTTAGATTATAA
- the yqfD gene encoding sporulation protein YqfD, whose protein sequence is MGFDFLKISKITVEVSILNPERLLNILWTKRVNILNVKRVDIATVLIQIEYEDYDILKDAVKKLGGKMKIVGSGGFLFFLGKLKRKSSLVIGGILFVMIIFYLSTFVWRVEINTKKNVSPYELRQQLYAIGIKPGIKKSNINAKEIEKKIEDVNSDVLWLRARVEGSTLKVYIEEKVNPPKQQEKKMGNLVAKMDGQIKRIYAFSGRAAVPIGTMIRAGEVVIEGINGKEEEPYEVPPEGVVMANTFYEKDMKVQIDGSKLERNGKRDNDIYLNIFGKKIYLKKAIKDFKHYDKIEESGKVFNKVIYFEREETPVKLSKEEAVENSIRELGESLLNELTREAVIVDKIVNTEEDGQGNLMVKVIFVVEQNIVDNTPIN, encoded by the coding sequence ATGGGATTTGACTTTTTAAAAATAAGTAAGATTACTGTAGAAGTCAGTATTCTTAACCCAGAAAGACTTTTAAACATATTATGGACTAAAAGAGTGAATATCTTAAATGTAAAAAGGGTGGACATAGCTACAGTATTGATTCAAATAGAATATGAAGATTATGATATTTTAAAGGATGCAGTTAAAAAGCTCGGGGGTAAAATGAAAATAGTAGGAAGTGGAGGGTTTTTATTTTTTTTAGGGAAATTAAAAAGAAAATCTTCTCTTGTAATTGGTGGAATACTCTTTGTTATGATTATATTTTATTTATCTACATTTGTGTGGAGAGTTGAAATAAATACTAAGAAAAATGTTTCTCCATATGAATTAAGACAACAATTATATGCTATAGGAATAAAACCGGGAATAAAGAAAAGTAATATTAATGCAAAAGAAATAGAAAAAAAGATAGAAGATGTAAATTCGGATGTGTTATGGCTTAGAGCTAGAGTTGAAGGATCTACACTTAAAGTTTATATAGAGGAAAAAGTTAACCCACCAAAGCAACAAGAAAAGAAAATGGGAAATCTTGTGGCGAAGATGGATGGGCAGATTAAAAGAATATATGCTTTTTCAGGGAGAGCAGCAGTACCTATAGGAACAATGATAAGAGCTGGAGAAGTAGTTATAGAAGGTATCAATGGTAAAGAGGAAGAACCTTATGAAGTGCCACCAGAAGGCGTTGTAATGGCTAATACATTTTATGAGAAAGATATGAAAGTTCAAATAGATGGAAGTAAGTTAGAAAGAAATGGAAAAAGGGATAATGATATATACTTAAATATCTTTGGAAAGAAAATTTACTTGAAAAAAGCTATAAAAGACTTTAAACATTATGATAAAATAGAAGAGAGTGGAAAAGTTTTTAATAAAGTAATATATTTTGAAAGAGAAGAAACTCCTGTAAAACTTAGTAAAGAAGAAGCAGTTGAAAATTCTATAAGGGAACTTGGAGAATCTCTTTTAAATGAATTAACTAGAGAAGCTGTTATTGTAGATAAAATAGTAAATACAGAAGAAGATGGTCAAGGAAATTTAATGGTTAAAGTGATATTTGTTGTTGAACAAAATATAGTGGATAATACTCCTATTAACTAG